A region of the Campylobacter subantarcticus LMG 24377 genome:
ATTATCTAACTCTTCTGCTGCGCACTTATCTTGATAACCATCGTATGCTTTTTTAGCACCAAATACACCTGCTGCTAAAGCTAATCCGCCTAAAACAAATGGAACTGCCATTTTAAATCTCCTTTGTTATTAAATTTATTTTGTATTTTTTATCTAGTTTCAATTTATCTTGCAATAAATTACATATTTTTATATTTTCGTTATAAAAATCCTTTTTACTCATAGTGGCTTTAAAATATTTATTGTAAAAATCTTCCACTCTGCATACCAAGGGTCTTTCGTTGTAAATTTTACAAGAATTATCTTCTTGTAAATTAATGCAAACACCATTTATATTAAAGTGTTTCAACTCTTCAATGCCATTAATATTTTTACAGCATGCTCCACATGAAGTGCAAGGAAAATTATGTTTTAATATTATTTACCCCTCCTTATTATTTTTTTATTTCAATTATATCAATACCCCCCCCCCGTATTGTCAAGGTTTTTTTAGTATTATTTGCTTTTAATTATCCTTGTAAGTATCATTACACTTGCTAAAATTAGTATGTAAGAAACCACCACATTTACAAGTCCGTATTTTTCTATTAAAAATAAACTCGGTAAAATAATGCACCATAGTATAAATATAAATAAAGCCCAAAAAGTACCACAAACTATAGCCCATATAGTAGTAGCTATCATAGCTATAACACCGACTATTATTGCCATTTGTCTCCTTTATTGGATTTTATAAAATTAATAAAATCATATTAAACCCTTGTGACAGGTTGTGTCATGTAAAATTTAATTTTTCTAAAGCATAGTTGTAGTAAAATGATAGCTTTCTTTTATGAAAAAATTGATCCAAAGGATACACATGCCAAAAATGAAAAGCGTTAAAAGTGCTGTTAAACGCTTCAAGGTAGGTAAAAATAAAATCAAAAGAGGCTCAGCTTTTAGAAGCCACATTTTGACTAAAAAACCTGCTAAGAGAATGCGTGATCTTCGCACTTCTAAGTATGTTCACTCAACCAATGTTAAAGCGGTTGAAAAAATGTTAGGAATTTAAGTTCGCTTAAATTTAGTTTTTGACGAAAGTCATTCAAACTCCCCTAAAAAAGGGTAAGATTCGTTTAACGAACGCCAATTTGTGAAAGGATAAATATGGCAAGAGTAAAAACAGGTGTTGTAAGACGCCGCAGACATAAAAAAGTTTTAAAACTTGCGCGTGGTTTTTATAGTGGTCGCCACAAACACTTTAGAAAAGCTAAAGAACAATTAGAAAGAAGTTTGGTTTATGCGTATCGTGATAGACGCCGCAAAAAACGCGATTTCCGTCGTCTTTGGATAGTGCGTATCAATGCAGCTTGCAGACTAAATGATATTAGTTATTCAAGATTTATAAATGGTCTTAAAAAAGCAGGCATTGAGCTTGATAGAAAAATTTTAGCTGATTTGGCGATGAATGATGCAGCTGCTTTTGCTAAAATAGCAGATGCTGCTAAAAAAGCACTTTAATCTTATAGCAAGGCTTTTTATAAGCCTTGTTTTTCTCTTTACTTTCTTTTTAAATTCTCTTTTTGCTAAAGATATTTTGCTTTTTAAAGTTTATGATGAAAAAGCATTTAAAGATGTAAATTTGAGCCATTATCTTATGAGTGAAAAACTCGATGGTATAAGAGGGCTTTGGAATGGTAAGTCTATGCAAACAAGGGCAGGAAATGTCATAAAACTCCCTGTATTTTTTACAAAAAATTTTCCTAAATTCAAATTAGATGGAGAGCTTTGGATAAAAAGAGCTTCTTTTGAAGAAATCTTATCTTTAGTGCGTCAAGAAAATCCCGATGAAAAACTTTGGCAAAAAGCAAGTTATAATGTCTTTGATGTACCAAATGCTTGTGAGGAATTTAAGCTTGATCCTTGCACTTTAGAAGCAAGATTGGAGGTTTTAAAAAAGTATTTAGCTAAAAACTCAAATGATTTTATAAAAATCATCCCACAAATTCGCATTAAAGATAAAAAACATTTGGATCAATTTTACCAAGATATCATTTTGCATAAAGGTGAGGGTGTAATCATAAGATTAAACAACGCACCTTATGAAAAGAAAAGATCAGACAATGCTTTTAAACTAAAACCTTTTGATGATACAGAATGTGTTGTAAAAAAGCATTTTGAAGGTAAGGGAAAATTTGAAGGTAAAATGGGATCTTTGCTTTGTGATGCTATTATCGAGGGTAAAAAAGTAGATTTTAAAATAGGTTCAGGTTTTAAAGAAAACGATCGCTTAAATCCTCCACCTATTGGTGCTACCATCACTTTTAAGTATAGTGGCTTAACTAAAAATGGCAAGCCAAAATTTGCTACTTATTTAAGAACGAGAGAAGCTTTTTAAAGCATTGATGCCTAAATATATAGCAAAAGTAATACATGAGATCATAATGATGCTAGCGCCACTTGAAATATTAAAATAATAACTTACTATTAAACCACTTAAGCAAAAACATAAACTCAAAATACTTGAATAAATCATCATCCATCCAAGTTTTTTGCTAATGCCTTCTGCTATAAAACTTGGTATACTCAATAAAGCCATGGCTAAAATTAATCCCACAAGCCTAATGCTAATAACCACACACAAGCTTATCATGAAAATCAAAAGATAATAAAATAAATTAGTGCTAATCCCTCTAGTTTGAGCAAATTCACCATCAAAACTTATGATTTCAAATTGCCTATAAAAGCATAGCAAGATAATAATAAAAATAATATCTATACCAAACATAAGCCAAATGTCTTCATTAGAAACAGTTAATATATTTCCAAATAAATATGCCATTAAATCATTGTTGTATTTTGGGCTTAAGTCTATAAGTATGATTCCTATAGCCATACCAAATGCCCATATGACAGCTATGATGCTATCGCTTCTATTTGGATAATGTTTGCTTAAATAAGCCACTATAAAAGCTAAAATCAAAGTAAATAAACTTGTGCTAAGTAAAATAGGCAAAGAAAAGTAAAATGCCACTCCAATGCCACCAAATGCTCCATGTGTAATGCCACCAGCCATGGACATAAGTCTATTTACCATTATTAAACTTCCTATACAGCCACAAGCAATACTTACTAGCACGCAAGAAAATAAAGCATTTTGAAAAAAGTTAAAATTTAAAATTTCAAGCATCACATTCCTTACATAGGCAAGAATTTAAACTCATTTCAACATCACAAAAATGAGAATGGTTTTGATATAAGTGTTTTATATATTTGATTTTGTTTGGATCTTTGATATTTTTGTGTATGAAAATCTCCTTATTTAAATATGCAATTTTATCACTATATGCTAAGGTTATATTAATATCATGACTAATGCATATAATGCCTATACCATCTTGATGAAGCTGTTTTAAAAGCTCAAAAATTTGTATAGCATTTTTAGTATCCACACTTGCTGTAGGCTCATCTAGTATAAGTAGTTTGCATTCTCCTACTAAAGCTCTTGCTATAAGCACTCTTTGTCTTTGACCACCGCTTAAAGAATTGATAGTTTTATTCCAAAAATCTTGCATAGATACTTTTTTTAGAGCATCTAGAGCTAATTCTTTATCTTTTTTGGTATAAAAACCAAACATTTTATGATTTACTCTTCCCATTAACACAACTTCTAAGACTCTAGTTGTAAAATTGGTATTAGTTAGAGTATTTTGTGGGACATAGCCTATTTGACTTAAATTTATATTTTTAAATTTAATTATATTTTTGCTCTTTAAAAGTCCAAATATGAGTTTTATAAGAGTTGATTTTCCACCACCGTTTGGCCCTATGATAGATAAAAAATCATTGTTATCATAGTTTAAATTGATATTTTTTAACACAAGTTCTTTATCATAGAAAAAATTTAAATTAGATATTTGAAATAATTCCACTAAAATACACCTTCTTTAGTATTGATAAATAAAAATAATCCAAATAATATCATAAATATCAAAGCTAGATATTCTAGTGAAGTTCTTATTTTTGTAGTTTTGATATTTTGATGAATTTTATTTGCTCCTATAGCAAATAAAAATAATACAAAACACATTCCCAAGGTTACAGATACAACAGAACTTAAAGTATATAAAAAGTTAAATTTATATGCAAAGGTAAAAAGTAATATAACCCCTGGACAAGGTACCAAAGAAGCTCCTAATATCATTCCCCATTCGCTTGTTTTATGTGTATGACAAGAACAAGAATTTTTATGCAGTATTTTTTTACTTAACATAAAAAGAGCTATAAAAACTATAAGCAAGCTCGTAAATTTTGTAAGAATAAACCCAGCCATATTGACATCTTTAAGCAGCTTTTTAAGCATAATTATACCAATGCTTACAAGCAAAAATGCACTCATTATATGTATTATACCTATCTTTAATACAAAGTAAAATATTTTTGAAAATGAGCTTTTGTGTGTTAAAAAATACGAACTTGTAAGCACTTTAGAATGACCAGGTGCGCTAGCATGAAAAACACCATATCCAAAAGATATGATTAATAATATTAAAAATGTTTGCATATTAAATTCTTGCTGAAGAAGTTGTTTTATATACAAAAAAATATTTTCATTAAAATTTTGTAATTTATTTAAAAAATTATCTATAAAATTTTGGCTTTGCTTGGTTTGAATTTCTGCAAAGATTATATTTGGCACTTTTCCTTTTCGTGTTTGTAAAAATATGAGATTTAAATTGGGATTTGCACTTAGATAATAGTTTGAATTTAAAGTGATAAAATCTTGCGGTATAAATTTAAAATTAAAAAATCCTTCCTTATCTTCAAATCTTATGCTAAATGTATTATTTTCTTTTATAGGGATGTTAAGCTTTACTTCAAAAGTGAAAAATAGTTTTGTTTTATCTAAGATTAATTTAGTATTTGAAAATTTTTCTATATAAATTTTTTCATCTAAATTATAAAATTGAAATTGCATTAAAAATTGTCTTGACGCTATATAATCTAAAAGAGTATATTTAATATCAGTAAGTTCATCTTTGTCTAAAGTGTCATTATAATTTATATCATAGTTTTGAAGCAGTATTTTTACAAAATCTTGTGAAAATTCCCAAGTTACATGAATTTGATTGATATTGTTATCACTTGCGTTAAAGTCTAAATTTACATTTGCTGTTGGAGTATAAGCCGCGCATAAAGCACAGCTTAATACTTTTTGAAAGCATATAAAAGCTAGTATTAAAATGATTTTCATTCTAAAGCCATTTTTAATGCTTGGATAGTTTTTAAAAGTTCTTTATCCCAATCTTTGGATAAATGGTCGATAAAAACAATTTTTGCATTTAATTCTTTAGATAATACCTTAGTCGAATTTTCGCTAAATCCAGGTTGAACAAAAATAACCTTTATGTTTTTTTCTTTGACTATTTTTATTAGTTTTTGAAGATCTTGAATTTTTGGTTCTTTTCCATTGATTTCTACAGGAATTTGGATGAGATTGTATCTTTTTGCAAGATAATTCCAACTAGGATGATACACTATAAATTCGCGATTTTTTATATTTTGCAAATTTGTTTTGATTGTTAAATTTAAATCGTCTAATTCTTTGAGAAAATTTTGTAAATTTTTTGCATAAAAATCTTTATTTTGCGGAAAAGTTTGGCTTAGGGCTTTATAGATATTTTGTGCTTGTATTTTTACCAAAATAGGATCTAGCCAAGTGTGAGGATCATTTGTGTCATGCTCGTGTTCATGCTCGTCATGTTCTTCATTTTCTAGTAATGATATGCCATCGTTGATATTAACAATTTTGACATTTTTAAGTGTGTTTTTAAATTTGCTTTCTAGGATTTCTTCAAGTTCCAAATCAGCAAGAAAATAAATTTTGCTTTTTTCAAGATTTTTAATCACTGTAGGCTTAAATTCTACATTATGCTCATTAGAATTAGGTGAAATCAAAATATTAATTTCTACACTATCTTTGGCTATTTTTTCTACAAAAAATGCTTGAGGAGGTATACTCACACTTATGATAGGTTTTGAAAAAGCAAATACGCATAGTAGCGATAGCAATAGTATTTTTAACATCATTTGCTCCTTGATTATAAAAATTTTTTGTAATTATATATAATGCAACTTAGTTGCAACTTAAAAATAAAGTTGCATTTATAAAACTTTTTTTGTGGTAAAATACATTTATTTTCTAAGGTGAGATTTATGGAAGCTATTGATTTGCTAAAAAAACATGATATTGCTATAACGACTTTACGAGTGGAAATTTTGCAAATTTTATCTCTTGCTAAAAATCCATTAAGTTATGATCAATTTAATCTTAAAGCAAATAAAACTAGTTTTTATAGAAATATAGAACTTTTTGAAAAAAAAGGAATTGTCAATAAAAGCCAACTTGATCGCAAAAGTTTTTATGAATTAGCAGATCATGCTAAAGCACATTTTGTATGTGATGTATGCCATGAGATTAGTGATGTAAAAATGCCTAAAGTTAAAGGAACTATAAAAAGTGTTGTGATCAAAGGAATTTGTCAAAAATGTGAGAACGAATAATGAATTTATGGGATAAAAAGGCAAAAACTTACACAAGATTTTCTTTAGAGTTAAATGAAATTCAAAAAGCAACTTTTGAAAAAATAGGCTCTTTAGATGGTAAAAAGGTAGTAGATATTGGTTGTGGTAGTGGTGTTTGGACTTTACATTTGGCAAAAAAAGCTAAAGAAGTTTTAGGTGTAGATAATGCTAGTGCTATGCTTGAAATTTTAAAAGAAGATGCACTTAAAAATGATATAAATAATATCAAAACTATAAATTTAAAATTTGAAAATTTTTATAAAAACAATACTTTGAAATTTGACTTAGCTTTTTTGAGTATGTCACCTGCTTTGCAAAATGAAAAAGATTATCAAGCTTTTTTAAACTTAGCGCCTAAAAAAGTATATTTAGGTTGGGCAAGTAGGCGTAAAAGTAGCTTTTTAGATCCTATATTTGAACATTTTAACACGCATTTTAAAGGATTTTACGAAGAGGACTTGCAAAGTTTTTTAAATGCGCAAAATATTTCTTATGAGGTTGAAATTTTTAATGAAACTAGAGTGGTAAAAAGAGATAAAGAAAGTGCGATAGAAAATGCTTTGTGGCATTTGAGTATGAATGGTATTAATGCAAACAAACAAGAACTAGAAAGCTTTGTAAAAGATGAGGTAGAAGAGATCATAGAAGCCAAGATAAAACTTTTGATCATTAGCTAGTGTTATACTAGCTAAGATTGATTTTTGAAATTTCATCTTGAATTTTTAAAGTCTCATCTAAAGTTTGTATGATCAAGGTAAAATGCTTATGATCTATGTCTTCTTCTTTGTGGCTTTTTAAGTATTTATCTAGCACAGCATAACCGCCTATTTTAAACTCATAAATTTCAGGACTTACTTTGTTAAAATACAAGCTTTCATTTATGAAAAGTTCTTTTGTGTCTTTGTTGTATTTTACTTTTTGTATTTTGAAATTTTTATTTTTGACACTTTTAAACAAAGCTTCACCCGCATTTGAATTTAACTCATCATCTTTTAATAAATGCAAATTTAAAAGCTTTAAACCTAGTTTGCTTAAATTTTTAAAAGTTTTTTTATTTTCTACAAAAGGAATTTTTGGAAAATCAATTTTTAAAAAATCAAGATATTTTTCTCTATAAATTTTATGAAAAAGCACCGCATAGATATAGCCTAGTATGTCTTCAGGTGAGAATTTTTCTTTATAAAGCTCATCTATGAAAGTTCTAAAGTTTTCTTTGAAATTTTCTATTTTTGAGGTGAAATTTTCTTCATTGAAATTTGGATTTTCTTTTTTTAGGAATTTTTTACTTCTAGTTGTAGGGTAAAGATAAAGTGGGAAG
Encoded here:
- a CDS encoding YkgJ family cysteine cluster protein, which produces MILKHNFPCTSCGACCKNINGIEELKHFNINGVCINLQEDNSCKIYNERPLVCRVEDFYNKYFKATMSKKDFYNENIKICNLLQDKLKLDKKYKINLITKEI
- the rpmI gene encoding 50S ribosomal protein L35, which codes for MPKMKSVKSAVKRFKVGKNKIKRGSAFRSHILTKKPAKRMRDLRTSKYVHSTNVKAVEKMLGI
- the rplT gene encoding 50S ribosomal protein L20; this translates as MARVKTGVVRRRRHKKVLKLARGFYSGRHKHFRKAKEQLERSLVYAYRDRRRKKRDFRRLWIVRINAACRLNDISYSRFINGLKKAGIELDRKILADLAMNDAAAFAKIADAAKKAL
- a CDS encoding DNA ligase, encoding MLLKKHFNLIARLFISLVFLFTFFLNSLFAKDILLFKVYDEKAFKDVNLSHYLMSEKLDGIRGLWNGKSMQTRAGNVIKLPVFFTKNFPKFKLDGELWIKRASFEEILSLVRQENPDEKLWQKASYNVFDVPNACEEFKLDPCTLEARLEVLKKYLAKNSNDFIKIIPQIRIKDKKHLDQFYQDIILHKGEGVIIRLNNAPYEKKRSDNAFKLKPFDDTECVVKKHFEGKGKFEGKMGSLLCDAIIEGKKVDFKIGSGFKENDRLNPPPIGATITFKYSGLTKNGKPKFATYLRTREAF
- a CDS encoding cation ABC transporter, integral membrane protein produces the protein MLEILNFNFFQNALFSCVLVSIACGCIGSLIMVNRLMSMAGGITHGAFGGIGVAFYFSLPILLSTSLFTLILAFIVAYLSKHYPNRSDSIIAVIWAFGMAIGIILIDLSPKYNNDLMAYLFGNILTVSNEDIWLMFGIDIIFIIILLCFYRQFEIISFDGEFAQTRGISTNLFYYLLIFMISLCVVISIRLVGLILAMALLSIPSFIAEGISKKLGWMMIYSSILSLCFCLSGLIVSYYFNISSGASIIMISCITFAIYLGINALKSFSRS
- a CDS encoding cation ABC transporter, ATP-binding protein, producing MELFQISNLNFFYDKELVLKNINLNYDNNDFLSIIGPNGGGKSTLIKLIFGLLKSKNIIKFKNINLSQIGYVPQNTLTNTNFTTRVLEVVLMGRVNHKMFGFYTKKDKELALDALKKVSMQDFWNKTINSLSGGQRQRVLIARALVGECKLLILDEPTASVDTKNAIQIFELLKQLHQDGIGIICISHDINITLAYSDKIAYLNKEIFIHKNIKDPNKIKYIKHLYQNHSHFCDVEMSLNSCLCKECDA
- a CDS encoding DUF1007 family protein — its product is MKIILILAFICFQKVLSCALCAAYTPTANVNLDFNASDNNINQIHVTWEFSQDFVKILLQNYDINYNDTLDKDELTDIKYTLLDYIASRQFLMQFQFYNLDEKIYIEKFSNTKLILDKTKLFFTFEVKLNIPIKENNTFSIRFEDKEGFFNFKFIPQDFITLNSNYYLSANPNLNLIFLQTRKGKVPNIIFAEIQTKQSQNFIDNFLNKLQNFNENIFLYIKQLLQQEFNMQTFLILLIISFGYGVFHASAPGHSKVLTSSYFLTHKSSFSKIFYFVLKIGIIHIMSAFLLVSIGIIMLKKLLKDVNMAGFILTKFTSLLIVFIALFMLSKKILHKNSCSCHTHKTSEWGMILGASLVPCPGVILLFTFAYKFNFLYTLSSVVSVTLGMCFVLFLFAIGANKIHQNIKTTKIRTSLEYLALIFMILFGLFLFINTKEGVF
- a CDS encoding metal ABC transporter solute-binding protein, Zn/Mn family, translated to MLKILLLSLLCVFAFSKPIISVSIPPQAFFVEKIAKDSVEINILISPNSNEHNVEFKPTVIKNLEKSKIYFLADLELEEILESKFKNTLKNVKIVNINDGISLLENEEHDEHEHEHDTNDPHTWLDPILVKIQAQNIYKALSQTFPQNKDFYAKNLQNFLKELDDLNLTIKTNLQNIKNREFIVYHPSWNYLAKRYNLIQIPVEINGKEPKIQDLQKLIKIVKEKNIKVIFVQPGFSENSTKVLSKELNAKIVFIDHLSKDWDKELLKTIQALKMALE
- a CDS encoding Fur family transcriptional regulator — translated: MEAIDLLKKHDIAITTLRVEILQILSLAKNPLSYDQFNLKANKTSFYRNIELFEKKGIVNKSQLDRKSFYELADHAKAHFVCDVCHEISDVKMPKVKGTIKSVVIKGICQKCENE
- a CDS encoding class I SAM-dependent methyltransferase, with the translated sequence MNLWDKKAKTYTRFSLELNEIQKATFEKIGSLDGKKVVDIGCGSGVWTLHLAKKAKEVLGVDNASAMLEILKEDALKNDINNIKTINLKFENFYKNNTLKFDLAFLSMSPALQNEKDYQAFLNLAPKKVYLGWASRRKSSFLDPIFEHFNTHFKGFYEEDLQSFLNAQNISYEVEIFNETRVVKRDKESAIENALWHLSMNGINANKQELESFVKDEVEEIIEAKIKLLIIS